Proteins encoded in a region of the Planococcus citri chromosome 1, ihPlaCitr1.1, whole genome shotgun sequence genome:
- the LOC135831766 gene encoding probable phospholipid-transporting ATPase IIB isoform X1, producing the protein MNEFMASMCMVEMNSSTTNLVKEDIPLLQKTHESNIFTRLDSKPYIYNRRHVRKFHRTRILLSRCCSWIWRKCWREKELQSRTIIIGKQSVERYPPNVIRNQKYSILTFLPLVLFEQFKFFLNLYFLIMALSQFVPDLRLGYLYTYWGPLIFVLTVTLFREAIDDFRRHQRDEEVNSQKYTKIFRTKDHTISSELVSSSKLKVGDLIMVEKDQRVPADLVLIRTTETSGACFVRTDQLDGETDWKLRLAVPETQKLDSDENVFDIHATIFAEKPQRDIHTFIGTFKMEGSAEHSLDLENTLWANCVVASGSALGLVVYTGAETRSVMNNSQPRSKVGLLDIEINQLTKVLFAAVIGLAFVMMCLKGFSGPWYRYMFRFVLLFSYIIPISLRVNLDMGKAFYSWSMQRDEEMPDTVVRSTTIPEELGRISYLLSDKTGTLTQNDMVFKRLHLGTVYYGHDAFDQVEQQLNAIYNVNGEPLPGGSHANSLTLSASGVMGTKLRRSEHTRLLEAVKAIALCHNVTPAYDGSDQNSSVAGDVTEMASDEEFLTYIKEKEPSYQASSPDEVALVKWSERVGLAVIKRTQTRMYLKTPVNQISKYTILQMFPFTPETKRMGIILKEDKTGEIVFYLKGADVIMTKIVQYADWLEEECGNMAREGLRTLVVAKKQLTEEQYLDFEARLNAARLSITDRGARVSAEVEKLEHDMELLCVTGVEDKLQDNVRQTLELLRNAGIKIWMLTGDKLETATCIAKSSRLVSRNQECFVFSPITARIEDAQIQLHNFQKKHDCALIISGDTLEIFLKYYQKEFLEVACRSPAVVCCRCSPTQKAQVVSLIKLHTGKRTAAVGDGGNDVSMIQAADTGIGIAGREGKQASLAADFSIPQFSHLARLIVVHGRNSYKRSASLSQFVIHRGLIISTMQAIFSAVFYFSSVSLYQGLLMVGYATIYTMFPVFSLVLDKDVSGRIALTYPELYKELSKGRSLSFKTFFIWVLVSIYQGGVIMYGALILFEDEFIHIVAISFTALILTELIMVALTVRTWHYLIVLAELFSLAVYILSLVVFKNYFDASFLQTREFLWKVLLITLVSCFPLYILKFLRKKFSPPSYSKLS; encoded by the exons ATGAATGAGTTTATGGCATCTATGTGTATGGTGGAAATGAATTCATCCACGACCAATTTAGTGAAGGAGGATATACCACTTCTACAGAAAACACATGAAAGTAACATATTCACCAG aCTCGATTCGAAACCCTACATCTATAACCGAAGACATGTAAGAAAATTTCACAGAACCAGAATTTTACTTTCTCG GTGCTGCAGTTGGATCTGGAGAAAATGTTGGAGAGAGAAGGAACTGCAGTCCAGAACCATTATTATTGGAAAACAAAGCGTCGAAAGATACCCGCCGAATGttattcgaaatcaaaaatacagcattttaacatttttgccattg GTGTTATTCGAACAgtttaaattctttttgaatttatactttttaattATGGCTCTAAGTCAGTTTGTACCAGATTTGCGGCTGGGTTATCTGTACACTTACTGGGGACCGCTG ATTTTCGTACTGACCGTGACGTTGTTTAGAGAAGCCATCGATGATTTCAGACGTCATCAAAGAGATGAAGAAGTTAACAgtcaaaaatacacgaaaattttcagaacaaaaGATCATACTATTAGTTCGGAACTGGTGTCTTCATCCAAACTGAAAGTCGGCGATTTG ATAATGGTTGAGAAAGATCAACGAGTACCAGCCGACTTGGTCCTCATTCGTACCACCGAAACATCGGGAGCTTGCTTTGTACGTACTGATCAATTAGATGGTGAAACCGATTGGAAATTGAGATTAGCCGTTCCCGAGACTCAGAAGCTCGACTCCGATGAAAACGTATTTGATATTCATGCTACCATATTTGCTGAGAAACCTCAACGAGATATCCATACTTTCATCGGCACCTTCAAAATG gAAGGATCCGCGGAACATAGTCTTGATTTAGAAAATACCTTGTGGGCTAATTGCGTAGTTGCCTCTGGTTCGGCTTTAGGATTGGTTGTGTACACCGGCGCAGAAACGCGCTCCGTGATGAATAATTCTCAACCTCGTAGCAAAGTCGGTTTATTGGACATCGAAATCAATCAATTAACCAAG GTGCTATTTGCCGCCGTTATCGGTTTAGCCTTCGTCATGATGTGTTTAAAAGGATTCAGCGGACCTTGGTACAGATACATGTTCCGATTTGTGTTACTGTTTTCCTACATTATTCCGATCAG TTTGAGAGTCAATTTGGATATGGGTAAAGCGTTTTATTCGTGGTCCATGCAAAGAGACGAAGAAATGCCCGATACTGTTGTGAGATCCACTACGATTCCTGAAGAATTGGGTCGCATATCGTACCTCTTGAGTGATAAGACTGGCACTTTAACTCAAAATGACATGGTTTTCAAGAGATTACACTTGGGAACTGTTTACTATGGCCACGATGCTTTCGATCAA GTGGAACAACAGTTGAATGCGATCTATAACGTGAACGGTGAGCCATTACCCGGTGGTTCTCATGCGAATTCGTTGACATTATCTGCATCAGGTGTAATGGGTACTAAGTTGAGAAGATCGGAACACACAAGATTACTCGAGGCTGTTAAAGCTATTGCATTATGTCATAATGTCACGCCTGCCTATGACGGTTCCGATCA aAATAGCAGTGTCGCTGGTGATGTTACAGAAATGGCGTCTGATGAAGAATTTCTCACTTATATCAAAGAAAAAGAGCCGTCCTATCAAGCTTCTAGTCCAGAtgag GTTGCTTTAGTCAAGTGGTCTGAGCGTGTCGGTTTGGCAGTCATTAAACGTACCCAAACGAGAATGTATTTAAAAACACCGGTTAATCAAATTTCCAAGTACACTATTCTTCAAATGTTTCCTTTCACTCCGGAAACTAAGCGTATGGGTATAATTTTAAAG gaggaTAAGACCGGTGAAATTGTGTTTTATTTGAAAGGCGCTGACGTTATTATGACCAAGATAGTACAGTACGCTGACTGGCTGGAAGAAGAATGTGGAAACATGGCACGTGAAGGCTTAAGAACGTTGGTTGTTGCTAAGAAACAGTTGACTGAGGAACAGTATTTGGATTTCGAG GCTAGATTGAATGCCGCTCGACTGAGTATAACTGATCGTGGGGCTCGTGTCAGCGCCGAAGTCGAAAAACTGGAACATGATATGGAATTACTGTGTGTTACCGGTGTCGAAGATAAATTGCAAGACAACGTCAGACAAACATTGGAATTGTTACGAAATGCCGGAAttaaa ATATGGATGTTGACCGGCGACAAATTGGAAACTGCTACGTGTATTGCAAAAAGTTCTCGTTTAGTTTCTCGCAATCAggagtgttttgttttttctcccaTTACCGCACGAATTGAAGACGCGCAGATCCaattacacaattttcaaaagaaacacGACTGTGCGTTGATCATTTCGGGAGATACACTAGAA atttttttgaagtattatCAAAAAGAATTCCTCGAAGTAGCGTGTCGAAGTCCCGCCGTTGTATGTTGTAGATGCTCTCCAACTCAGAAAGCCCAAGTCGTTTCCTTGATCAAATTGCATACAGGCAAACGAACAGCTGCTGTAGGAGACGGAGGAAACGACGTATCCATGATACAAGCTGCTGATACTG GTATTGGGATTGCGGGACGTGAAGGTAAACAGGCATCTTTAGCTGCCGACTTCTCGATACCGCAGTTTTCGCATTTAGCTCGTTTGATCGTTGTTCACGGAAGAAACAGTTACAAACGATCCGCTTCATTAAGTCAATTTGTTATTCATCGTGGTCTCATAATTTCCACCATGCAAGCTATATTTTCAgctgtgttttatttttcttcggtaTCGCTGTATCAAGGTTTATTAATGGTTGG ATATGCGACTATTTACACAATGTTTCCGGTATTCTCATTAGTATTAGATAAGGACGTTTCTGGACGTATTGCCCTCACATACCCTGAATTATATAAGGAATTGAGTAAAGGGCGTTCTCTTTcgttcaaaacatttttcatatgGGTACTCGTGAGCATTTACCAAG GCGGAGTGATTATGTACGGCGCATTGATTCTCTTCGAAGATGAGTTTATACACATTGTTGCAATTAGTTTTACCGCTTTAATTTTAACGGAATTAATTATGGTGGCTTTGACCGTGCGCACTTGGCATTATTTAATAGTGCTAGCAGAACTCTTCAGCTTGGCGGTCTATATTTTGTCATtggtggttttcaaaaattatttcg ATGCTAGTTTCTTACAAACTCGAGAATTCTTATGGAAGGTTCTTCTCATAACTCTGGTCAGCTGTTTTCCGCtgtatattttgaaattcttgcgGAAGAAATTTTCACCGCCGAGTTACTCCAAACTGTCGTAA
- the LOC135831766 gene encoding probable phospholipid-transporting ATPase IIB isoform X3, which yields MTENDESNGKKRLDSKPYIYNRRHVRKFHRTRILLSRCCSWIWRKCWREKELQSRTIIIGKQSVERYPPNVIRNQKYSILTFLPLVLFEQFKFFLNLYFLIMALSQFVPDLRLGYLYTYWGPLIFVLTVTLFREAIDDFRRHQRDEEVNSQKYTKIFRTKDHTISSELVSSSKLKVGDLIMVEKDQRVPADLVLIRTTETSGACFVRTDQLDGETDWKLRLAVPETQKLDSDENVFDIHATIFAEKPQRDIHTFIGTFKMEGSAEHSLDLENTLWANCVVASGSALGLVVYTGAETRSVMNNSQPRSKVGLLDIEINQLTKVLFAAVIGLAFVMMCLKGFSGPWYRYMFRFVLLFSYIIPISLRVNLDMGKAFYSWSMQRDEEMPDTVVRSTTIPEELGRISYLLSDKTGTLTQNDMVFKRLHLGTVYYGHDAFDQVEQQLNAIYNVNGEPLPGGSHANSLTLSASGVMGTKLRRSEHTRLLEAVKAIALCHNVTPAYDGSDQNSSVAGDVTEMASDEEFLTYIKEKEPSYQASSPDEVALVKWSERVGLAVIKRTQTRMYLKTPVNQISKYTILQMFPFTPETKRMGIILKEDKTGEIVFYLKGADVIMTKIVQYADWLEEECGNMAREGLRTLVVAKKQLTEEQYLDFEARLNAARLSITDRGARVSAEVEKLEHDMELLCVTGVEDKLQDNVRQTLELLRNAGIKIWMLTGDKLETATCIAKSSRLVSRNQECFVFSPITARIEDAQIQLHNFQKKHDCALIISGDTLEIFLKYYQKEFLEVACRSPAVVCCRCSPTQKAQVVSLIKLHTGKRTAAVGDGGNDVSMIQAADTGIGIAGREGKQASLAADFSIPQFSHLARLIVVHGRNSYKRSASLSQFVIHRGLIISTMQAIFSAVFYFSSVSLYQGLLMVGYATIYTMFPVFSLVLDKDVSGRIALTYPELYKELSKGRSLSFKTFFIWVLVSIYQGGVIMYGALILFEDEFIHIVAISFTALILTELIMVALTVRTWHYLIVLAELFSLAVYILSLVVFKNYFDASFLQTREFLWKVLLITLVSCFPLYILKFLRKKFSPPSYSKLS from the exons ATGACTGAGAATGATGAAAGTAATGGTAAAAAAAG aCTCGATTCGAAACCCTACATCTATAACCGAAGACATGTAAGAAAATTTCACAGAACCAGAATTTTACTTTCTCG GTGCTGCAGTTGGATCTGGAGAAAATGTTGGAGAGAGAAGGAACTGCAGTCCAGAACCATTATTATTGGAAAACAAAGCGTCGAAAGATACCCGCCGAATGttattcgaaatcaaaaatacagcattttaacatttttgccattg GTGTTATTCGAACAgtttaaattctttttgaatttatactttttaattATGGCTCTAAGTCAGTTTGTACCAGATTTGCGGCTGGGTTATCTGTACACTTACTGGGGACCGCTG ATTTTCGTACTGACCGTGACGTTGTTTAGAGAAGCCATCGATGATTTCAGACGTCATCAAAGAGATGAAGAAGTTAACAgtcaaaaatacacgaaaattttcagaacaaaaGATCATACTATTAGTTCGGAACTGGTGTCTTCATCCAAACTGAAAGTCGGCGATTTG ATAATGGTTGAGAAAGATCAACGAGTACCAGCCGACTTGGTCCTCATTCGTACCACCGAAACATCGGGAGCTTGCTTTGTACGTACTGATCAATTAGATGGTGAAACCGATTGGAAATTGAGATTAGCCGTTCCCGAGACTCAGAAGCTCGACTCCGATGAAAACGTATTTGATATTCATGCTACCATATTTGCTGAGAAACCTCAACGAGATATCCATACTTTCATCGGCACCTTCAAAATG gAAGGATCCGCGGAACATAGTCTTGATTTAGAAAATACCTTGTGGGCTAATTGCGTAGTTGCCTCTGGTTCGGCTTTAGGATTGGTTGTGTACACCGGCGCAGAAACGCGCTCCGTGATGAATAATTCTCAACCTCGTAGCAAAGTCGGTTTATTGGACATCGAAATCAATCAATTAACCAAG GTGCTATTTGCCGCCGTTATCGGTTTAGCCTTCGTCATGATGTGTTTAAAAGGATTCAGCGGACCTTGGTACAGATACATGTTCCGATTTGTGTTACTGTTTTCCTACATTATTCCGATCAG TTTGAGAGTCAATTTGGATATGGGTAAAGCGTTTTATTCGTGGTCCATGCAAAGAGACGAAGAAATGCCCGATACTGTTGTGAGATCCACTACGATTCCTGAAGAATTGGGTCGCATATCGTACCTCTTGAGTGATAAGACTGGCACTTTAACTCAAAATGACATGGTTTTCAAGAGATTACACTTGGGAACTGTTTACTATGGCCACGATGCTTTCGATCAA GTGGAACAACAGTTGAATGCGATCTATAACGTGAACGGTGAGCCATTACCCGGTGGTTCTCATGCGAATTCGTTGACATTATCTGCATCAGGTGTAATGGGTACTAAGTTGAGAAGATCGGAACACACAAGATTACTCGAGGCTGTTAAAGCTATTGCATTATGTCATAATGTCACGCCTGCCTATGACGGTTCCGATCA aAATAGCAGTGTCGCTGGTGATGTTACAGAAATGGCGTCTGATGAAGAATTTCTCACTTATATCAAAGAAAAAGAGCCGTCCTATCAAGCTTCTAGTCCAGAtgag GTTGCTTTAGTCAAGTGGTCTGAGCGTGTCGGTTTGGCAGTCATTAAACGTACCCAAACGAGAATGTATTTAAAAACACCGGTTAATCAAATTTCCAAGTACACTATTCTTCAAATGTTTCCTTTCACTCCGGAAACTAAGCGTATGGGTATAATTTTAAAG gaggaTAAGACCGGTGAAATTGTGTTTTATTTGAAAGGCGCTGACGTTATTATGACCAAGATAGTACAGTACGCTGACTGGCTGGAAGAAGAATGTGGAAACATGGCACGTGAAGGCTTAAGAACGTTGGTTGTTGCTAAGAAACAGTTGACTGAGGAACAGTATTTGGATTTCGAG GCTAGATTGAATGCCGCTCGACTGAGTATAACTGATCGTGGGGCTCGTGTCAGCGCCGAAGTCGAAAAACTGGAACATGATATGGAATTACTGTGTGTTACCGGTGTCGAAGATAAATTGCAAGACAACGTCAGACAAACATTGGAATTGTTACGAAATGCCGGAAttaaa ATATGGATGTTGACCGGCGACAAATTGGAAACTGCTACGTGTATTGCAAAAAGTTCTCGTTTAGTTTCTCGCAATCAggagtgttttgttttttctcccaTTACCGCACGAATTGAAGACGCGCAGATCCaattacacaattttcaaaagaaacacGACTGTGCGTTGATCATTTCGGGAGATACACTAGAA atttttttgaagtattatCAAAAAGAATTCCTCGAAGTAGCGTGTCGAAGTCCCGCCGTTGTATGTTGTAGATGCTCTCCAACTCAGAAAGCCCAAGTCGTTTCCTTGATCAAATTGCATACAGGCAAACGAACAGCTGCTGTAGGAGACGGAGGAAACGACGTATCCATGATACAAGCTGCTGATACTG GTATTGGGATTGCGGGACGTGAAGGTAAACAGGCATCTTTAGCTGCCGACTTCTCGATACCGCAGTTTTCGCATTTAGCTCGTTTGATCGTTGTTCACGGAAGAAACAGTTACAAACGATCCGCTTCATTAAGTCAATTTGTTATTCATCGTGGTCTCATAATTTCCACCATGCAAGCTATATTTTCAgctgtgttttatttttcttcggtaTCGCTGTATCAAGGTTTATTAATGGTTGG ATATGCGACTATTTACACAATGTTTCCGGTATTCTCATTAGTATTAGATAAGGACGTTTCTGGACGTATTGCCCTCACATACCCTGAATTATATAAGGAATTGAGTAAAGGGCGTTCTCTTTcgttcaaaacatttttcatatgGGTACTCGTGAGCATTTACCAAG GCGGAGTGATTATGTACGGCGCATTGATTCTCTTCGAAGATGAGTTTATACACATTGTTGCAATTAGTTTTACCGCTTTAATTTTAACGGAATTAATTATGGTGGCTTTGACCGTGCGCACTTGGCATTATTTAATAGTGCTAGCAGAACTCTTCAGCTTGGCGGTCTATATTTTGTCATtggtggttttcaaaaattatttcg ATGCTAGTTTCTTACAAACTCGAGAATTCTTATGGAAGGTTCTTCTCATAACTCTGGTCAGCTGTTTTCCGCtgtatattttgaaattcttgcgGAAGAAATTTTCACCGCCGAGTTACTCCAAACTGTCGTAA
- the LOC135831766 gene encoding probable phospholipid-transporting ATPase IIB isoform X5, whose product MTENDESNGKKRCCSWIWRKCWREKELQSRTIIIGKQSVERYPPNVIRNQKYSILTFLPLVLFEQFKFFLNLYFLIMALSQFVPDLRLGYLYTYWGPLIFVLTVTLFREAIDDFRRHQRDEEVNSQKYTKIFRTKDHTISSELVSSSKLKVGDLIMVEKDQRVPADLVLIRTTETSGACFVRTDQLDGETDWKLRLAVPETQKLDSDENVFDIHATIFAEKPQRDIHTFIGTFKMEGSAEHSLDLENTLWANCVVASGSALGLVVYTGAETRSVMNNSQPRSKVGLLDIEINQLTKVLFAAVIGLAFVMMCLKGFSGPWYRYMFRFVLLFSYIIPISLRVNLDMGKAFYSWSMQRDEEMPDTVVRSTTIPEELGRISYLLSDKTGTLTQNDMVFKRLHLGTVYYGHDAFDQVEQQLNAIYNVNGEPLPGGSHANSLTLSASGVMGTKLRRSEHTRLLEAVKAIALCHNVTPAYDGSDQNSSVAGDVTEMASDEEFLTYIKEKEPSYQASSPDEVALVKWSERVGLAVIKRTQTRMYLKTPVNQISKYTILQMFPFTPETKRMGIILKEDKTGEIVFYLKGADVIMTKIVQYADWLEEECGNMAREGLRTLVVAKKQLTEEQYLDFEARLNAARLSITDRGARVSAEVEKLEHDMELLCVTGVEDKLQDNVRQTLELLRNAGIKIWMLTGDKLETATCIAKSSRLVSRNQECFVFSPITARIEDAQIQLHNFQKKHDCALIISGDTLEIFLKYYQKEFLEVACRSPAVVCCRCSPTQKAQVVSLIKLHTGKRTAAVGDGGNDVSMIQAADTGIGIAGREGKQASLAADFSIPQFSHLARLIVVHGRNSYKRSASLSQFVIHRGLIISTMQAIFSAVFYFSSVSLYQGLLMVGYATIYTMFPVFSLVLDKDVSGRIALTYPELYKELSKGRSLSFKTFFIWVLVSIYQGGVIMYGALILFEDEFIHIVAISFTALILTELIMVALTVRTWHYLIVLAELFSLAVYILSLVVFKNYFDASFLQTREFLWKVLLITLVSCFPLYILKFLRKKFSPPSYSKLS is encoded by the exons ATGACTGAGAATGATGAAAGTAATGGTAAAAAAAG GTGCTGCAGTTGGATCTGGAGAAAATGTTGGAGAGAGAAGGAACTGCAGTCCAGAACCATTATTATTGGAAAACAAAGCGTCGAAAGATACCCGCCGAATGttattcgaaatcaaaaatacagcattttaacatttttgccattg GTGTTATTCGAACAgtttaaattctttttgaatttatactttttaattATGGCTCTAAGTCAGTTTGTACCAGATTTGCGGCTGGGTTATCTGTACACTTACTGGGGACCGCTG ATTTTCGTACTGACCGTGACGTTGTTTAGAGAAGCCATCGATGATTTCAGACGTCATCAAAGAGATGAAGAAGTTAACAgtcaaaaatacacgaaaattttcagaacaaaaGATCATACTATTAGTTCGGAACTGGTGTCTTCATCCAAACTGAAAGTCGGCGATTTG ATAATGGTTGAGAAAGATCAACGAGTACCAGCCGACTTGGTCCTCATTCGTACCACCGAAACATCGGGAGCTTGCTTTGTACGTACTGATCAATTAGATGGTGAAACCGATTGGAAATTGAGATTAGCCGTTCCCGAGACTCAGAAGCTCGACTCCGATGAAAACGTATTTGATATTCATGCTACCATATTTGCTGAGAAACCTCAACGAGATATCCATACTTTCATCGGCACCTTCAAAATG gAAGGATCCGCGGAACATAGTCTTGATTTAGAAAATACCTTGTGGGCTAATTGCGTAGTTGCCTCTGGTTCGGCTTTAGGATTGGTTGTGTACACCGGCGCAGAAACGCGCTCCGTGATGAATAATTCTCAACCTCGTAGCAAAGTCGGTTTATTGGACATCGAAATCAATCAATTAACCAAG GTGCTATTTGCCGCCGTTATCGGTTTAGCCTTCGTCATGATGTGTTTAAAAGGATTCAGCGGACCTTGGTACAGATACATGTTCCGATTTGTGTTACTGTTTTCCTACATTATTCCGATCAG TTTGAGAGTCAATTTGGATATGGGTAAAGCGTTTTATTCGTGGTCCATGCAAAGAGACGAAGAAATGCCCGATACTGTTGTGAGATCCACTACGATTCCTGAAGAATTGGGTCGCATATCGTACCTCTTGAGTGATAAGACTGGCACTTTAACTCAAAATGACATGGTTTTCAAGAGATTACACTTGGGAACTGTTTACTATGGCCACGATGCTTTCGATCAA GTGGAACAACAGTTGAATGCGATCTATAACGTGAACGGTGAGCCATTACCCGGTGGTTCTCATGCGAATTCGTTGACATTATCTGCATCAGGTGTAATGGGTACTAAGTTGAGAAGATCGGAACACACAAGATTACTCGAGGCTGTTAAAGCTATTGCATTATGTCATAATGTCACGCCTGCCTATGACGGTTCCGATCA aAATAGCAGTGTCGCTGGTGATGTTACAGAAATGGCGTCTGATGAAGAATTTCTCACTTATATCAAAGAAAAAGAGCCGTCCTATCAAGCTTCTAGTCCAGAtgag GTTGCTTTAGTCAAGTGGTCTGAGCGTGTCGGTTTGGCAGTCATTAAACGTACCCAAACGAGAATGTATTTAAAAACACCGGTTAATCAAATTTCCAAGTACACTATTCTTCAAATGTTTCCTTTCACTCCGGAAACTAAGCGTATGGGTATAATTTTAAAG gaggaTAAGACCGGTGAAATTGTGTTTTATTTGAAAGGCGCTGACGTTATTATGACCAAGATAGTACAGTACGCTGACTGGCTGGAAGAAGAATGTGGAAACATGGCACGTGAAGGCTTAAGAACGTTGGTTGTTGCTAAGAAACAGTTGACTGAGGAACAGTATTTGGATTTCGAG GCTAGATTGAATGCCGCTCGACTGAGTATAACTGATCGTGGGGCTCGTGTCAGCGCCGAAGTCGAAAAACTGGAACATGATATGGAATTACTGTGTGTTACCGGTGTCGAAGATAAATTGCAAGACAACGTCAGACAAACATTGGAATTGTTACGAAATGCCGGAAttaaa ATATGGATGTTGACCGGCGACAAATTGGAAACTGCTACGTGTATTGCAAAAAGTTCTCGTTTAGTTTCTCGCAATCAggagtgttttgttttttctcccaTTACCGCACGAATTGAAGACGCGCAGATCCaattacacaattttcaaaagaaacacGACTGTGCGTTGATCATTTCGGGAGATACACTAGAA atttttttgaagtattatCAAAAAGAATTCCTCGAAGTAGCGTGTCGAAGTCCCGCCGTTGTATGTTGTAGATGCTCTCCAACTCAGAAAGCCCAAGTCGTTTCCTTGATCAAATTGCATACAGGCAAACGAACAGCTGCTGTAGGAGACGGAGGAAACGACGTATCCATGATACAAGCTGCTGATACTG GTATTGGGATTGCGGGACGTGAAGGTAAACAGGCATCTTTAGCTGCCGACTTCTCGATACCGCAGTTTTCGCATTTAGCTCGTTTGATCGTTGTTCACGGAAGAAACAGTTACAAACGATCCGCTTCATTAAGTCAATTTGTTATTCATCGTGGTCTCATAATTTCCACCATGCAAGCTATATTTTCAgctgtgttttatttttcttcggtaTCGCTGTATCAAGGTTTATTAATGGTTGG ATATGCGACTATTTACACAATGTTTCCGGTATTCTCATTAGTATTAGATAAGGACGTTTCTGGACGTATTGCCCTCACATACCCTGAATTATATAAGGAATTGAGTAAAGGGCGTTCTCTTTcgttcaaaacatttttcatatgGGTACTCGTGAGCATTTACCAAG GCGGAGTGATTATGTACGGCGCATTGATTCTCTTCGAAGATGAGTTTATACACATTGTTGCAATTAGTTTTACCGCTTTAATTTTAACGGAATTAATTATGGTGGCTTTGACCGTGCGCACTTGGCATTATTTAATAGTGCTAGCAGAACTCTTCAGCTTGGCGGTCTATATTTTGTCATtggtggttttcaaaaattatttcg ATGCTAGTTTCTTACAAACTCGAGAATTCTTATGGAAGGTTCTTCTCATAACTCTGGTCAGCTGTTTTCCGCtgtatattttgaaattcttgcgGAAGAAATTTTCACCGCCGAGTTACTCCAAACTGTCGTAA